From the Primulina tabacum isolate GXHZ01 chromosome 3, ASM2559414v2, whole genome shotgun sequence genome, one window contains:
- the LOC142540057 gene encoding AP2/ERF and B3 domain-containing transcription factor At1g51120-like, whose translation MEEPSVVSGTAITDQSEEVSQSDTDNKQIPLKNLKHNVSASSSRFKGVVSQQNGHWGTQIYANHERIWLGTFKSEQEAAMAYDSAAIKLRNGDSFRNFPWTDLTIHEPSFQSQFSTESVLSMIKDGSYATKFSEYLRAQAQCINSNQAILNGVTGVKVRQLFEKELTPSDVSKLNRLVIPKKYAVKYFPQISETEEDNGGGIEDIELEFFDRSMRSWKFRYCYWKSSQSFVFTRGWNRFAKEKGLRSKDRVIFSIFESNNGLSGVGRLSMIDVAYNEGHYNDGEAITKENDKFDSIEDEDDAKVREDNGQESPEKVKTKGFKLFGVQII comes from the coding sequence ATGGAAGAACCAAGTGTTGTTTCAGGAACTGCAATCACCGATCAGTCCGAAGAAGTCTCTCAATCCGACACCGACAACAAACAGATACCTCTCAAGAATCTTAAACACAATGTTTCTGCCTCCAGTTCAAGATTCAAGGGTGTTGTTAGCCAACAAAATGGGCACTGGGGAACCCAAATATATGCGAATCATGAGCGTATTTGGCTTGGGACGTTTAAATCCGAGCAAGAAGCTGCAATGGCATATGATAGCGCGGCTATCAAGCTTCGCAATGGAGACTCGTTTAGAAATTTTCCTTGGACTGATTTAACCATCCACGAGCCAAGTTTCCAGAGCCAATTTAGCACAGAATCAGTCCTAAGCATGATCAAGGATGGCTCCTACGCTACCAAATTTTCCGAATATTTAAGGGCTCAAGCCCAATGCATTAACAGTAATCAAGCCATATTGAATGGTGTCACCGGGGTCAAAGTGAGGCAACTTTTCGAGAAGGAACTCACACCCAGTGATGTGAGTAAGCTTAACCGACTTGTCATTCCCAAAAAGTACGCTGTAAAATATTTCCCTCAGATTTCTGAGACGGAGGAAGACAACGGAGGTGGCATAGAAGACATAGAACTTGAGTTTTTCGATAGGTCCATGAGGTCATGGAAGTTTCGGTATTGTTATTGGAAAAGTAGCCAAAGTTTTGTATTTACTAGGGGTTGGAATAGATTTGCAAAGGAAAAGGGGCTAAGATCCAAGGACAGGGTTATTTTTTCTATCTTCGAGTCTAATAACGGTTTGTCTGGAGTTGGGAGACTTAGTATGATCGATGTCGCCTACAACGAGGGGCATTATAACGACGGCGAGGCCATAACCAAGGAGAATGACAAGTTTGATTCAatagaggatgaagatgatgcTAAAGTGAGGGAAGATAATGGTCAGGAATCTCCAGAAAAAGTGAAGACAAAGGGTTTTAAGCTTTTTGGGgttcaaattatttaa